A DNA window from Paenibacillus sp. HWE-109 contains the following coding sequences:
- a CDS encoding DUF421 domain-containing protein: MPDAYEIVIRTLLAVLVLFIMTKILGKRQVSQLSLFEYITGITIGNLAGSISVDLDAKWYLGLISLTVWIGCSLGIEFLQLKSKTMRDFIDSKATVLIKEGKVQEDNLKKERLTTDELMEQLRKRSVFKVADVEFAIMEPSGEINVLLKREYLPLTPSHLGIKVAPEKEPQAAIMDGKILNESLATLGLSPGWLHTELDKLGVTIENVFLGQVDSYGQLYVDLYDDKIKVPVPQEKATLFATLKQCEADLMLYGLTTKNKEAIHMYERCSKQMEDIIAELKPLLQR, encoded by the coding sequence ATGCCAGACGCATACGAAATTGTCATCCGCACCTTATTAGCCGTACTCGTCCTGTTCATCATGACGAAAATCCTTGGCAAAAGACAAGTCTCACAGCTCTCGCTATTCGAGTATATTACCGGCATTACCATCGGTAATTTGGCCGGTTCCATCTCGGTTGATTTAGATGCCAAGTGGTACCTCGGGCTAATCTCATTAACGGTCTGGATTGGCTGCTCGCTGGGCATTGAATTTCTACAGCTAAAAAGTAAAACCATGCGGGATTTTATTGACAGCAAAGCAACCGTGCTAATTAAAGAAGGGAAAGTGCAGGAAGATAACCTAAAAAAAGAACGACTAACCACGGATGAGCTAATGGAACAATTGCGCAAACGATCCGTCTTCAAAGTGGCCGATGTGGAATTCGCCATCATGGAGCCAAGCGGGGAAATTAATGTATTGTTAAAGCGCGAATACCTGCCGCTGACCCCAAGCCATCTCGGTATTAAGGTAGCTCCAGAGAAAGAGCCTCAGGCCGCTATTATGGATGGCAAAATATTAAATGAATCGCTGGCTACGCTTGGTTTAAGCCCAGGGTGGCTGCATACAGAGCTAGACAAACTAGGCGTGACGATTGAGAATGTCTTCTTGGGACAAGTCGATTCTTACGGGCAATTGTATGTAGACTTGTATGACGACAAAATCAAAGTTCCCGTGCCGCAAGAAAAAGCGACCTTATTTGCAACTTTAAAGCAATGCGAAGCCGACTTGATGTTATACGGACTCACCACCAAAAACAAAGAAGCCATCCATATGTATGAGCGCTGCTCAAAACAAATGGAGGACATCATCGCAGAGTTGAAGCCTCTGCTTCAGCGTTAG
- a CDS encoding mismatch-specific DNA-glycosylase: MEPISDHLEDHLRILFVGYNPSLRSGETGHHYASPSNRFYRILDQAGITPRLYKPQEDQDLLQLGYGFTNIVARPTLTAAEITPEEYREGRLILRQKIVTYRPSVVCFVGKGVYEQYSGRRGMSWGVQPEPVVEGVIEYVCPSSSGLVRMKLEEMVDIYRGIKDYSGTEMGN, encoded by the coding sequence ATAGAGCCAATCTCGGATCATCTGGAAGATCATTTGCGAATTTTATTTGTGGGATATAATCCAAGTCTTCGATCTGGAGAAACCGGTCATCATTATGCGAGCCCAAGCAATCGCTTCTATCGCATTCTGGATCAGGCCGGCATCACACCTAGGCTTTATAAACCTCAGGAAGATCAGGATTTGCTGCAGCTTGGTTACGGATTTACGAATATTGTGGCACGTCCGACGTTGACAGCGGCAGAAATCACGCCGGAGGAGTACCGGGAAGGCCGACTTATTCTGCGGCAAAAGATCGTGACGTATCGACCAAGTGTTGTCTGTTTCGTAGGCAAAGGTGTGTATGAACAGTACAGCGGTCGCAGGGGAATGTCGTGGGGCGTGCAGCCGGAGCCTGTCGTTGAAGGCGTTATCGAATATGTATGCCCCTCTTCCAGCGGACTCGTTCGAATGAAGCTTGAGGAGATGGTCGATATTTATCGGGGAATCAAAGATTATAGCGGAACGGAGATGGGGAACTGA
- a CDS encoding DUF1501 domain-containing protein, producing the protein MKLSRRDFLIKGTALFASLGLGGALFTETGKSILATGLDEGVDDPVLVVVQLSGGNDGINTLIPYGQGVYYDSRPTLAYQQKDVLALDNHVGLHPSLVGLSALYKLGKLAVIQGVGYPEPDHSHFRSMEIWQTAEPQKISRSGWLARYVDSSLRGNNNPLKAVQIGGSGSKAFASEKVSFPVIQSLETYSLIDPKTAMLDKNRLTKAFLDMYSTQNQVEQLRVVAGRGSEAYKSVEAIQALTATYANKVEYPKTNFAKDLQLVSKLLAGKSGTRVFNVQIGGFDDHADEKVQHAKVLTQVDEGLAAFYKDLEAQGLQDRVMVMMFSEFGRRVKENGSGGTDHGTAAPMFVMGGKVNGGLYGAYPSLSNLDNGDLKYEVDFRCVYSTLVDKWLKGDVSSVLGQPFDPIKFI; encoded by the coding sequence ATGAAGCTGTCGAGAAGGGATTTTTTAATTAAGGGAACAGCCTTGTTCGCTTCATTAGGGTTGGGCGGCGCCTTATTCACGGAGACCGGCAAGTCCATTCTGGCAACGGGCTTGGATGAGGGAGTCGATGATCCCGTCCTAGTTGTTGTGCAATTAAGCGGGGGAAATGATGGGATCAATACGTTAATTCCTTATGGACAAGGGGTTTATTACGATTCCAGGCCGACGCTGGCTTATCAGCAGAAAGATGTTTTGGCCTTGGATAATCACGTTGGCCTGCATCCAAGTCTGGTTGGCTTGTCTGCGCTGTATAAGCTTGGCAAATTAGCGGTTATTCAGGGGGTTGGGTATCCAGAGCCGGATCACTCCCATTTCCGTTCAATGGAAATTTGGCAAACGGCAGAGCCGCAGAAAATTAGCCGCAGCGGCTGGCTGGCACGCTATGTAGATTCTTCGCTGCGTGGCAATAATAACCCGCTGAAGGCGGTTCAGATCGGGGGATCCGGAAGCAAGGCTTTTGCATCGGAGAAGGTGAGTTTCCCCGTTATTCAATCGCTTGAAACGTACAGCCTCATTGATCCCAAAACGGCGATGCTCGACAAGAATCGGTTAACGAAAGCCTTTTTGGACATGTACAGTACCCAGAATCAAGTGGAACAACTGCGCGTTGTTGCGGGACGCGGCAGCGAGGCTTACAAAAGTGTTGAGGCAATTCAAGCGTTAACGGCAACTTACGCCAATAAAGTAGAATATCCGAAAACGAACTTTGCAAAAGATCTCCAATTAGTTTCCAAACTGTTGGCAGGCAAATCGGGAACCCGAGTTTTTAATGTTCAAATAGGTGGTTTCGATGATCACGCCGATGAAAAAGTGCAGCACGCCAAGGTTTTGACTCAAGTGGACGAAGGGTTGGCAGCTTTCTACAAAGATTTGGAGGCTCAAGGGCTTCAGGATCGTGTGATGGTGATGATGTTCTCGGAATTTGGTCGCCGTGTCAAGGAAAACGGGAGCGGGGGGACTGACCATGGTACTGCGGCTCCCATGTTTGTGATGGGCGGCAAGGTGAATGGCGGTCTGTACGGCGCTTACCCAAGTCTAAGCAACTTGGATAATGGTGATCTGAAATATGAGGTTGATTTCCGCTGCGTCTATAGTACGCTGGTTGATAAATGGTTAAAAGGCGATGTTTCCTCCGTACTTGGCCAACCGTTTGACCCCATAAAATTTATTTGA
- a CDS encoding NUDIX hydrolase produces the protein MQIPWLDWAKEIQAISQAGLTYGENGYDLERYEALRKISVEMMSYFTDTPIDKVTELFANEQGYQTPKVDIRAVVLQDNKLLLVKERADGAWALPGGWADIGLTPSEVAVKETYEEAGYEVKPLRLLAVLDKKRHAHPPSANHVYKMFILCELTGGQALEEAGLETTGVGFFGASELPPLSLERNTAEQLLRMLELARSETLEVLLD, from the coding sequence ATGCAAATCCCATGGCTGGATTGGGCGAAAGAGATTCAAGCGATCAGTCAAGCTGGACTTACCTACGGGGAGAATGGCTATGATCTGGAACGTTATGAGGCGCTGCGCAAAATTAGTGTAGAGATGATGAGCTATTTTACAGATACGCCTATTGATAAAGTGACGGAATTATTTGCCAATGAGCAAGGATATCAAACGCCAAAGGTCGATATTCGGGCAGTAGTCCTGCAGGATAATAAGCTGTTATTAGTGAAGGAAAGAGCAGATGGCGCTTGGGCACTGCCTGGAGGTTGGGCCGACATTGGTCTTACACCGTCTGAGGTGGCTGTCAAAGAGACTTACGAAGAAGCGGGATATGAGGTCAAACCACTGCGATTGTTGGCGGTCTTGGACAAAAAACGACACGCTCATCCTCCCTCAGCGAACCATGTGTACAAGATGTTCATCTTATGCGAGCTGACGGGCGGCCAAGCGCTGGAAGAAGCCGGTTTGGAAACGACCGGCGTGGGTTTCTTTGGCGCGAGCGAGCTTCCGCCGCTTTCATTGGAACGCAACACTGCGGAGCAGCTGCTGCGCATGTTGGAGCTTGCGCGCAGCGAGACTTTGGAAGTGCTGCTGGACTGA